ATTCACTTATCGCATACGTTGTCGGGTCAATTTCCGTAACTGTGAACCATCGATCTTCCATCAAGAGCGATCCTCCATTCCGTTCCATTTCTCTCGGACCTGTTCTTCACCTTTATAATAGTCCGCCTGCTCATCCGCTTGATAGATCTCTTGATATGGGAGAATGTTAATTTTACCTGAGTCAGGATATTCGCAAACATCTATGCCCTGATTTGTTCGAAGATCAAGATACCTGCAGGGTGCTTCCGTATGATTATAAAGTTGATGCGCACCTTCCGGTCCCATTTCAAAAAAAATCACATCGCCTTCACTAACCTCAGTAAAACCCTCTGGAGTTCTTAACATTGCTTTTCCTGCTAAGATCACAAATATCTCTTCAGCATTTCTATGAAAATGATAAGGAAAGGAATATTTATCTGGATCTAGCGATCTAATGTCGAAAACAAGATGTTTAGAATTAGCAACCTCAGCTAGCCTCTCACTTGTATGCCAAGCAAACTCAGGGATCGGAGATAACTTTTGTTTAAAAGAAACTGTATTTTCATTAAAAATCTTCGCCATTATTAAGCCCCCTTATCCTCAAAAACTGTGCATACCATATCAT
This Paenibacillus sp. FSL R5-0345 DNA region includes the following protein-coding sequences:
- a CDS encoding cupin domain-containing protein, encoding MAKIFNENTVSFKQKLSPIPEFAWHTSERLAEVANSKHLVFDIRSLDPDKYSFPYHFHRNAEEIFVILAGKAMLRTPEGFTEVSEGDVIFFEMGPEGAHQLYNHTEAPCRYLDLRTNQGIDVCEYPDSGKINILPYQEIYQADEQADYYKGEEQVREKWNGMEDRS